A DNA window from Luteolibacter luteus contains the following coding sequences:
- a CDS encoding SulP family inorganic anion transporter codes for MNPLRNLPVLSWLRAYPRDWFRGDLIAGITLAAYLLPAGLGDASLAGLPAQAGLYACLFSGLVFWIFCGSRHTAITVTSAISLLIGASLAPMSGGDPVRHAALAACTALLVALIAFLAWLAKAGTIVNFISESVMIGFKCGVALFLASTQLPKLFGYSGGHGDFWERSSHFFKHLDQTKPAALATGLVALTILILGKIFLKNKPIALVVVIGGIVVASMLDLESRGVKMLGEIPHGLPPFVLPAVSWNDINELLPLAFACFLLGAVETAAIGRMFAAKHGGRFESNQEFLALAASNLAAGLGQGFPVSGGMSQSLVNESGGARSPLSGLFAALIVLGVTLFLSGLLKNLPQPALAAIVLVAVAGLFKLKALIHLWRGYRAEFIAAMAALLGVLGSGLLRGVLVGAIISLFLLIRRASRPHVASLGRIPGTRRFSDLARHPDNEIIPSLLIFRPEASLVYFNIDHLRDAVMASVDTAATRPQLVLIDLSSSPHIDLQAAETLGMLHRELATGGVQLQFVEAHAAARGTLRNEGLEEKAGTLSRFTSVADAVDAFTRGAT; via the coding sequence ATGAACCCCCTCCGAAACCTGCCTGTCCTCTCCTGGCTGCGCGCCTATCCCCGCGACTGGTTCCGCGGTGATCTGATCGCCGGGATCACGCTGGCAGCCTACCTTTTACCCGCAGGACTCGGCGATGCTTCACTCGCAGGGTTGCCAGCTCAAGCGGGCCTCTATGCCTGTCTTTTCAGCGGCCTGGTCTTCTGGATCTTCTGTGGTTCCCGCCATACCGCGATCACCGTCACCTCTGCCATCTCCCTCCTGATAGGAGCATCGCTCGCGCCGATGTCCGGGGGAGACCCGGTCCGCCATGCGGCGTTGGCTGCATGCACGGCCCTGCTTGTCGCCCTGATCGCTTTTCTCGCCTGGCTGGCAAAGGCAGGCACGATCGTGAATTTCATCTCGGAGTCGGTGATGATCGGATTCAAGTGCGGCGTCGCTCTCTTTCTGGCGAGCACCCAGCTTCCAAAGCTTTTCGGATATAGCGGCGGCCACGGCGACTTCTGGGAACGCAGCAGCCATTTCTTCAAACACCTCGATCAGACCAAGCCTGCCGCACTGGCTACCGGCCTTGTCGCCCTTACGATCCTCATCCTTGGAAAGATCTTCCTGAAGAACAAGCCGATCGCCCTGGTGGTTGTCATTGGGGGGATTGTCGTTGCCAGCATGTTGGATCTGGAGAGCCGTGGCGTGAAGATGCTCGGCGAAATCCCCCACGGTCTTCCACCATTCGTGCTTCCTGCGGTGAGCTGGAACGATATCAACGAGCTCCTTCCGCTCGCCTTCGCCTGCTTCCTGTTAGGCGCAGTAGAGACGGCAGCGATCGGGCGGATGTTCGCCGCAAAGCACGGTGGACGTTTCGAAAGCAATCAGGAGTTCCTGGCCCTCGCAGCATCCAACCTCGCCGCCGGGCTCGGCCAAGGTTTTCCTGTCAGCGGGGGCATGTCCCAATCGCTCGTCAATGAGAGCGGCGGCGCCCGCAGTCCGCTTTCAGGGCTCTTCGCGGCGCTCATCGTTCTGGGAGTCACGCTATTCCTCTCGGGCCTGCTCAAGAATCTCCCCCAACCTGCACTCGCAGCCATCGTGCTGGTCGCGGTCGCCGGCCTCTTCAAGCTGAAGGCTCTCATCCACCTCTGGCGCGGCTACCGTGCCGAGTTCATCGCGGCGATGGCCGCACTCCTCGGCGTGCTAGGCTCCGGCCTGCTGCGCGGCGTTCTCGTCGGAGCGATCATTTCTTTGTTCCTGCTGATCCGCCGCGCTTCACGCCCTCACGTCGCCAGCTTGGGCCGAATCCCCGGCACCCGCCGTTTTTCCGATCTCGCCCGTCACCCGGACAACGAAATAATTCCAAGCCTCCTGATCTTCCGCCCGGAAGCCAGCCTCGTCTATTTCAACATCGACCATCTGCGTGATGCAGTGATGGCTTCCGTCGACACGGCCGCGACCCGCCCGCAACTCGTCCTGATCGATCTCTCTTCGTCTCCTCACATCGATCTTCAAGCCGCTGAAACGCTTGGCATGCTCCATCGCGAGCTCGCCACTGGAGGGGTCCAACTCCAGTTTGTCGAAGCTCACGCGGCGGCGCGCGGCACCTTGCGGAACGAGGGCTTGGAAGAGAAGGCGGGCACCCTCAGTCGCTTCACTTCGGTGGCGGACGCAGTGGACGCATTCACCCGTGGCGCCACCTGA
- a CDS encoding potassium channel family protein: MAPPDPMLPGLFASFLLLAACVVIHAIGLALLLRWAYARPPSVGRHPWKLTIFIVHIAWWLTFLHLIQIVLWALYYVGKGCLPDFETALYFSGVSYSTLGYGDVVLPHEWRMLGPTEGLTGILMCGLSTAIFFGIAHRLLEARAKGKIGDVDHPFK; this comes from the coding sequence GTGGCGCCACCTGATCCGATGCTGCCCGGCCTCTTCGCGTCATTCCTTCTGCTAGCCGCCTGCGTCGTCATCCACGCCATCGGCCTCGCCCTCTTGCTCCGTTGGGCCTACGCGCGCCCGCCCTCCGTTGGCAGGCATCCGTGGAAGCTTACGATCTTCATCGTCCACATTGCTTGGTGGCTAACATTTCTGCACCTCATCCAGATCGTGCTCTGGGCGCTCTACTACGTTGGCAAAGGCTGCCTCCCCGATTTCGAAACGGCGCTCTATTTCTCAGGCGTCAGCTACTCTACCCTGGGCTACGGCGATGTCGTGCTCCCCCATGAGTGGCGAATGCTCGGCCCCACCGAGGGGCTGACCGGCATCCTCATGTGCGGCCTCTCCACCGCGATCTTCTTTGGCATTGCCCACCGACTCCTGGAAGCGCGCGCCAAGGGGAAGATTGGAGATGTTGACCATCCGTTCAAGTAA
- a CDS encoding esterase/lipase family protein: MRSAFTSLAIPEQKIVTAQKEESKDPAAAIGNWLVAVRHAEARLKVNPGETQTRDAYNYAVARVFDVIRKAKLDPWGRPFVVPSSEGEIVLTHRKDSRPGWDPALFDFTPADRIALEGSYVKNRTVRPGIGAPLVAKGKGMNERAKQDFTIPRIYYGVTALVRFEGNKAVVSFEDPLAEEEVRFAGRVQPMAADFTVPLAVMLASTEPRKLEIMRMLTPEKYAETARIARLQPYDPNKTVVLVIHGLMDSQATWTPMINTLRDDPEIRKNFQFWFYSYPSGYPYPYSAALLRKELDAIGKRYPMKNMVVVGHSMGGCISRLLMTDTGDKLWLELFKKRPEETKLSPETHRLASDAIIFDHRKEVGRVIYIAAPLKGSNLASRRIVRWASGIIRSPVKLLHAGSEMLQATTFEADDLKLERVPSSVDTLTPNNRFVKAINKLPLTPGIPYHTIIGDRGKGNSPDSSDGVVPYWSSHMEGAISEKIVPSGHSAHQNEEAIAEVRRILLLHRHLKN, encoded by the coding sequence TTGAGATCCGCCTTTACCTCCTTGGCGATTCCCGAGCAAAAAATTGTCACTGCTCAGAAGGAGGAAAGCAAGGATCCTGCGGCCGCGATCGGCAACTGGTTGGTGGCGGTCCGTCATGCGGAGGCCCGGCTGAAGGTGAATCCCGGGGAAACCCAGACGCGGGATGCCTATAATTACGCCGTCGCGCGGGTGTTTGACGTGATCCGGAAAGCGAAGCTGGACCCGTGGGGACGACCTTTTGTGGTGCCATCCTCGGAAGGAGAGATCGTCCTTACCCACCGGAAGGATTCTCGTCCGGGCTGGGATCCAGCTCTATTCGATTTCACTCCGGCCGACCGCATCGCGTTGGAAGGGTCCTATGTGAAAAACCGGACCGTTCGGCCGGGGATTGGCGCGCCGCTGGTGGCAAAGGGGAAAGGGATGAACGAGCGGGCGAAGCAGGATTTCACGATTCCCAGGATCTACTACGGGGTCACCGCCTTGGTGCGCTTCGAAGGAAACAAGGCGGTGGTTTCATTTGAGGATCCATTGGCGGAGGAAGAGGTGCGCTTTGCCGGCCGGGTTCAGCCGATGGCCGCCGATTTCACGGTGCCCCTTGCGGTAATGCTGGCGAGTACGGAGCCGCGGAAGCTCGAGATCATGCGCATGCTAACGCCGGAGAAGTATGCAGAGACCGCCCGCATCGCCCGGCTTCAGCCCTATGATCCGAACAAGACGGTAGTGCTGGTGATCCATGGTCTCATGGACTCGCAGGCTACCTGGACGCCGATGATCAATACACTGCGCGATGATCCGGAGATCCGGAAGAACTTCCAGTTCTGGTTCTATAGTTATCCTAGTGGCTACCCTTATCCTTATTCCGCCGCCTTGCTGCGAAAGGAGCTGGATGCGATCGGAAAGCGCTACCCGATGAAGAACATGGTGGTGGTCGGTCATAGCATGGGTGGATGCATCAGCCGGTTGCTGATGACGGATACGGGCGACAAGCTGTGGCTGGAGCTCTTCAAGAAGCGGCCCGAGGAAACGAAGCTCTCGCCGGAAACGCACAGGCTTGCGAGTGATGCCATCATCTTCGACCACCGGAAGGAAGTAGGCCGGGTGATCTACATTGCTGCTCCGCTGAAGGGCAGCAACCTTGCCTCCCGCAGAATCGTGCGCTGGGCTTCGGGAATCATCCGTTCTCCGGTCAAGCTGCTGCATGCAGGATCCGAGATGCTGCAGGCGACTACCTTTGAGGCAGACGATCTGAAGCTCGAACGCGTGCCGAGCAGTGTCGATACCTTGACGCCGAACAATCGCTTCGTGAAAGCGATCAACAAGCTGCCGCTCACGCCGGGGATTCCTTACCACACGATCATCGGGGACCGAGGCAAGGGAAACAGCCCGGATTCCTCGGATGGCGTGGTTCCTTATTGGAGTTCACACATGGAAGGCGCGATCTCCGAGAAGATCGTGCCCTCCGGTCACAGCGCGCATCAGAACGAGGAAGCGATTGCGGAGGTGCGCCGAATTCTCCTGCTGCATCGCCATCTAAAGAACTGA
- a CDS encoding response regulator transcription factor, translating into MSGKTIHLIDDDEGCRRALSRLLRVEGYEVRDFSSAEDFLASCHAGEVDCLLLDVSLPGLGGLELQRRLVRAGARFPILFLTGNGDIPTAVQAIQAGAVDYLTKPVSGAVLFQAVRRALAFGAARKRESEESLRAATRFSRLTSREREVMERVVEGMPNKIIAADLGTCEQTVKVHRGRVMEKMEAESLADLIRMARHIEFSRKALELLPR; encoded by the coding sequence ATGTCTGGAAAAACGATCCATCTCATCGATGATGACGAAGGCTGCCGCAGGGCCCTGTCCCGTCTGTTGCGCGTCGAAGGTTACGAAGTCCGCGACTTCTCCAGTGCCGAGGATTTTCTCGCCTCCTGCCATGCGGGCGAGGTGGATTGCCTGCTGCTTGATGTCTCGTTGCCGGGACTTGGCGGACTGGAACTGCAACGGCGGCTGGTGCGTGCGGGAGCTAGATTTCCGATCCTCTTTCTGACCGGTAATGGAGATATCCCCACCGCGGTTCAAGCCATCCAAGCAGGTGCCGTGGATTATCTTACAAAGCCGGTGAGTGGTGCCGTGTTGTTCCAAGCTGTCAGAAGGGCGCTGGCTTTCGGGGCTGCGCGGAAGCGGGAGAGCGAGGAAAGCCTAAGGGCCGCCACCCGTTTCAGCCGTCTGACCTCGCGGGAGCGCGAGGTGATGGAGCGGGTGGTGGAGGGGATGCCGAACAAGATCATCGCGGCTGATCTTGGGACATGCGAGCAGACGGTGAAGGTCCACCGGGGCCGGGTCATGGAAAAGATGGAGGCGGAATCGCTCGCCGATCTGATCCGCATGGCACGCCATATCGAGTTCTCGAGGAAGGCCTTGGAGCTCCTCCCGCGATGA
- a CDS encoding helix-turn-helix domain-containing protein — translation MNSGSRPVVGRADIGTALSYISRHACEGLTPARVVKETQQVSLPRFSRSFLAATGLTLRAAIRQCQLEEVRRLLLRTELTPDFIAGQCGFRGLREATRAFLDAGCEVPHALRPRPDHAAVDTRRLTRPMQ, via the coding sequence TTGAATTCCGGATCCCGGCCGGTCGTTGGCCGGGCGGACATCGGGACGGCGCTCAGCTACATCAGCCGCCATGCCTGCGAGGGGCTGACACCGGCGCGGGTGGTCAAGGAGACTCAGCAGGTTTCCCTGCCGCGATTCAGCCGGAGCTTTCTGGCCGCCACCGGACTGACCCTGCGGGCTGCCATCCGCCAATGCCAACTGGAGGAAGTGCGCCGTCTCCTGCTGCGGACGGAGCTGACGCCGGACTTTATCGCCGGGCAGTGCGGATTCCGAGGCCTCCGTGAGGCGACCCGCGCCTTTCTCGATGCGGGCTGCGAGGTGCCGCATGCGCTGCGCCCTCGCCCTGATCACGCCGCGGTGGATACCCGCAGGCTCACCCGCCCGATGCAATGA
- a CDS encoding substrate-binding domain-containing protein: MTPPRKVAFAAVFSSACIHRRMRGALSYADANPHIVIRDFRMPLDLKSRGSVVAEINALKAWKPDGLLTFMDNQEFEILLKQLGPDAPPIVSMAAVTPRPGVALVGGSMPKMIEMAVQHFRQQGIRSLGMLKLDHDPVIQERGKRVFCEISKPADPSQAVHVEEVPTDLPADLERPVEPVPPGLAGWLRRLPKPVGVLTVDYGGGNYLVRVCHALGLKVPDEVAVMCADDVDLCLSSSPTLSSVEAASEIIGREAMKTLDRMMQGDHPDNPFIRVEAVDIHVRQSTGKKIAEVCDMAGAINHINQQACNGLTVERLLKETQRVSKMTFHKRFVSATGQTPGEAIRQRQFAEARRLLAETKLSVTLVAEQSGFGSSSDFARAFRAAEGVTPRQFRDQAHLGSGPSKPIPQA, encoded by the coding sequence ATGACGCCCCCGCGCAAAGTCGCTTTCGCCGCTGTCTTCTCCAGTGCCTGCATCCATCGGCGCATGCGGGGCGCCCTTTCTTATGCCGATGCGAATCCGCATATCGTCATCCGCGATTTCAGGATGCCCTTGGACCTAAAGAGCCGAGGATCCGTGGTCGCAGAAATCAACGCGCTCAAGGCTTGGAAGCCCGATGGCCTCCTCACCTTCATGGACAATCAGGAGTTCGAGATCTTGCTCAAGCAACTCGGCCCGGACGCTCCTCCCATTGTCAGCATGGCGGCAGTTACACCCCGCCCCGGTGTCGCGCTGGTGGGAGGATCGATGCCGAAGATGATCGAGATGGCGGTCCAGCATTTCCGCCAGCAGGGGATTCGCTCCCTGGGGATGTTAAAACTCGATCACGATCCGGTGATTCAAGAGCGCGGCAAAAGGGTCTTTTGCGAGATCTCGAAGCCCGCCGATCCCTCGCAGGCCGTCCATGTCGAGGAAGTGCCCACCGACCTCCCTGCGGATCTGGAGCGTCCGGTGGAACCAGTGCCACCGGGCCTCGCCGGCTGGCTCCGCAGGCTACCGAAGCCAGTTGGAGTTCTGACCGTGGACTATGGCGGGGGGAACTATCTGGTTCGCGTCTGCCATGCACTTGGCCTCAAGGTTCCTGATGAGGTAGCGGTAATGTGCGCGGATGATGTCGACCTTTGCCTCTCCAGTTCCCCTACTCTCTCAAGCGTGGAAGCAGCAAGCGAGATCATCGGACGCGAAGCAATGAAGACCCTCGACAGGATGATGCAGGGCGATCATCCGGACAATCCCTTCATCCGTGTGGAGGCGGTGGACATTCATGTGCGCCAGTCCACCGGCAAGAAGATCGCCGAGGTCTGTGACATGGCTGGAGCGATCAACCACATCAACCAGCAAGCTTGCAACGGCCTTACCGTGGAGCGACTGCTCAAGGAAACCCAGCGGGTCTCGAAGATGACCTTTCACAAGCGCTTCGTTTCCGCCACCGGCCAGACTCCGGGCGAAGCGATCCGTCAGCGCCAGTTCGCGGAAGCACGGAGGCTCCTGGCGGAAACCAAGCTCTCTGTCACTCTTGTTGCGGAGCAAAGCGGCTTCGGAAGCAGCAGTGATTTCGCGCGCGCATTTCGCGCAGCCGAAGGAGTAACGCCCCGACAATTTCGAGATCAAGCCCATCTTGGGAGCGGCCCATCCAAACCCATCCCTCAAGCATAG